A stretch of Pseudomonas sp. 7SR1 DNA encodes these proteins:
- the aruF gene encoding arginine/ornithine succinyltransferase subunit alpha, translated as MLVMRPAQMADLGEVQRLAADSPIGVTSLPDDVERLSDKIAASEASFAAEVSFNGEESYFFVLEDTATGKLAGCSAIVASAGYSEPFYSFRNETFVHASRELKIHNKIHVLSQCHDLTGNSLLTSFYVIPELVGSPWAELNSRGRLLFVASHPERFADSVVTEIVGYSDENGDSPFWDAIGRNFFDLNYAAAERLCGLKSRTFLAELMPHYPIYVPLLPDAAQEAMGQVHPRAQITFDILMREGFETDHYIDIFDGGPTLHARVSGIRSIAQSRVVPVRIGEAVKGAGRQYLVANAQLQDYRAVLLELDYAPGKPVTLDMEAAEALGVGEGASVRLVAV; from the coding sequence ATGCTGGTGATGCGCCCCGCGCAAATGGCTGACCTGGGCGAGGTACAGCGTCTGGCTGCGGACAGTCCGATCGGTGTCACTTCCCTGCCCGATGACGTGGAACGCCTGAGCGACAAGATTGCCGCGAGCGAAGCCTCGTTTGCCGCCGAAGTCAGCTTCAACGGCGAGGAAAGCTATTTCTTCGTCCTGGAAGACACTGCCACCGGCAAGCTGGCGGGCTGTTCGGCCATCGTGGCGTCGGCCGGTTATTCCGAACCGTTCTACAGCTTTCGCAACGAGACCTTCGTCCACGCGTCCCGTGAGTTGAAGATCCATAACAAGATCCATGTCCTTTCCCAGTGCCACGACCTGACGGGCAACAGCCTGTTGACCAGTTTCTACGTGATTCCGGAGCTGGTGGGGTCGCCCTGGGCCGAGCTCAATTCCCGTGGACGCCTGCTGTTCGTCGCCAGCCATCCGGAGCGCTTCGCCGATTCGGTGGTGACCGAGATCGTCGGCTACAGCGATGAAAATGGCGACTCGCCGTTCTGGGACGCCATCGGTCGCAACTTCTTCGACCTCAATTACGCCGCCGCCGAGCGCTTGTGCGGGCTGAAAAGTCGCACTTTCCTTGCCGAGCTGATGCCCCATTACCCGATCTACGTGCCGTTGCTGCCGGACGCGGCGCAGGAGGCCATGGGCCAGGTCCACCCGCGTGCGCAGATCACCTTCGACATCCTGATGCGCGAAGGCTTCGAGACCGATCATTACATCGACATCTTCGACGGCGGCCCGACGCTGCACGCCCGGGTTTCGGGGATTCGCTCGATTGCCCAGAGCCGCGTGGTGCCGGTGAGGATCGGCGAAGCCGTCAAGGGAGCCGGTCGCCAATACCTGGTGGCCAACGCCCAGTTGCAGGATTACCGCGCCGTGTTGCTCGAGCTCGACTATGCGCCGGGCAAGCCGGTGACCCTGGACATGGAAGCAGCCGAGGCCCTGGGCGTCGGCGAAGGCGCCAGCGTGCGCCTGGTGGCGGTTTAA
- the astA gene encoding arginine N-succinyltransferase: protein MIVRPVRSSDLPALIALARSTGTGLTTLPANEERLAHRVGWAEKTFRGEAGRGDADYLFVLEDDDGRVVGISAIAGAVGLREPWYNFRVGLTVSASQELNIYREIPTLFLANDLTGNSELCSLFLHADYRNGLNGRMLAKARLLFIAEFPKLFGNKIIAEMRGMSDETGRSPFWESLGRHFFKMEFSQADYLTGVGNKAFIAELMPKFPLYTCFLSEDARAVIGQVHPDTEPALSMLKSEGFSYQGYVDIFDAGPAVECETGKIRAIRESQALVLAIGTPGDDATPFLIHNRKCLDCRITAAPARFASGTLVVDPLTAKRLQLNAGDQVRAVALSAARESK, encoded by the coding sequence ATGATCGTTCGTCCCGTACGCAGCAGCGATTTACCCGCCCTGATCGCCCTGGCCCGCAGCACCGGCACCGGCCTGACCACCCTGCCGGCCAATGAAGAGCGCCTGGCCCATCGGGTCGGCTGGGCGGAGAAGACCTTTCGCGGCGAAGCCGGGCGTGGCGATGCGGATTACCTGTTCGTGCTCGAAGACGACGATGGCCGGGTGGTGGGCATTTCCGCCATCGCCGGTGCCGTGGGGCTGCGGGAGCCCTGGTACAACTTCCGCGTCGGCCTGACGGTCAGCGCATCCCAGGAGTTGAACATCTACCGGGAAATCCCGACGCTGTTCCTGGCCAACGACCTGACCGGCAACTCCGAGCTGTGCTCGCTGTTCCTGCACGCCGATTACCGCAATGGCCTCAACGGACGCATGCTGGCCAAGGCCCGGTTGTTGTTCATCGCCGAGTTCCCGAAGCTGTTCGGCAACAAGATCATCGCCGAAATGCGAGGCATGTCCGATGAAACCGGGCGTTCGCCATTCTGGGAAAGCCTGGGCCGGCATTTCTTCAAGATGGAATTCAGCCAGGCCGATTACCTGACCGGCGTGGGCAACAAGGCGTTCATCGCCGAACTGATGCCCAAGTTCCCGCTGTACACCTGCTTCCTGTCCGAAGATGCCCGGGCCGTCATCGGCCAGGTCCATCCGGACACCGAGCCTGCGTTGTCGATGCTCAAGAGCGAAGGGTTCAGCTACCAGGGCTACGTCGATATCTTCGACGCCGGCCCGGCCGTGGAGTGCGAAACCGGCAAGATCCGCGCAATCCGCGAAAGCCAGGCGCTGGTCCTGGCGATCGGCACGCCGGGAGACGACGCCACGCCGTTCCTCATCCATAACCGCAAATGCCTGGATTGCCGTATCACGGCCGCCCCGGCGCGTTTCGCCTCGGGGACCCTGGTGGTCGATCCGCTGACCGCCAAACGTCTTCAACTCAACGCTGGCGATCAGGTTCGCGCCGTCGCGTTGTCTGCTGCTCGGGAGTCGAAATAA
- the astD gene encoding succinylglutamate-semialdehyde dehydrogenase, with protein sequence MMNSLYIAGSWLEGQGDAFESLNPVTQQVLWSGKGATAAQVESAAQAARQAFPDWARRPLEERIQVLEAFAAALKRRADELARCIGEETGKPLWEAATEVTSMINKVAISVQSYRERTGEKSGPLGDATAVLRHKPHGVVAVFGPYNFPGHLPNGHIVPALLAGNCVLFKPSELTPKVAELTVQCWVEAGLPAGVLNLLQGARETGIALAANPGIDGLFFTGSSRTGNLLHQQFSGRPDKILALEMGGNNPLVVDEVADVDAAVYTIIQSAFISAGQRCTCARRLLVPEGAWGDALLARLVAVSATLEVGAFDQQPAPFMGSVISLGAAKALMDAQNHLLGLGAVPLLAMTQPLPQAALLTPGILDVTAVAERPDEELFGPLLQVIRYVDFPAAIAEANNTQYGLAAGLLSDSQERYQQFWLQSRAGIVNWNKQLTGAASSAPFGGVGASGNHRASAYYAADYCAYPVASLETPSLVMPAALTPGVRMA encoded by the coding sequence ATAATGAATTCGCTGTACATTGCGGGAAGCTGGCTGGAAGGCCAGGGCGACGCGTTCGAGTCATTGAACCCGGTGACCCAGCAAGTGCTGTGGTCGGGCAAGGGCGCCACGGCGGCTCAAGTGGAGTCGGCGGCGCAGGCGGCGCGCCAGGCGTTCCCGGACTGGGCCCGGCGCCCGCTGGAGGAGCGGATCCAGGTGCTGGAAGCCTTTGCCGCCGCCCTGAAGCGTCGCGCAGACGAGCTGGCCCGCTGCATCGGTGAGGAAACCGGTAAGCCATTGTGGGAAGCGGCCACCGAAGTCACCAGCATGATCAACAAGGTCGCCATCTCGGTTCAGAGCTACCGGGAGCGGACCGGCGAAAAGAGCGGCCCCCTGGGCGATGCCACCGCCGTGCTGCGCCACAAGCCCCACGGCGTGGTGGCGGTGTTCGGTCCGTATAACTTCCCGGGCCACTTGCCGAACGGTCATATCGTGCCGGCGCTGCTGGCCGGCAACTGCGTACTGTTCAAGCCGAGCGAGCTGACGCCGAAAGTCGCCGAGCTGACGGTCCAGTGCTGGGTCGAGGCCGGTCTGCCGGCGGGTGTGCTCAATCTGCTGCAAGGCGCCCGGGAAACCGGCATCGCCCTGGCGGCGAACCCGGGCATCGACGGCCTGTTCTTCACCGGCTCCAGTCGGACCGGCAACCTGTTGCATCAACAGTTCTCCGGTCGCCCGGACAAGATCCTGGCCCTGGAAATGGGCGGTAACAATCCGCTGGTGGTAGACGAAGTGGCCGACGTGGATGCGGCCGTCTACACCATCATCCAGTCGGCATTCATTTCCGCGGGCCAGCGCTGCACTTGCGCCCGCCGTCTGTTGGTGCCGGAAGGCGCCTGGGGCGATGCCTTGCTGGCGCGCCTGGTGGCGGTCAGCGCGACCCTGGAAGTGGGGGCATTCGACCAGCAGCCAGCGCCGTTCATGGGTTCGGTGATTTCCCTGGGCGCGGCGAAAGCATTGATGGATGCCCAGAACCATCTGTTGGGTCTTGGGGCCGTGCCGTTGCTGGCCATGACCCAGCCATTGCCCCAGGCTGCACTGCTGACGCCTGGGATCCTCGACGTGACCGCGGTGGCCGAGCGTCCCGACGAAGAACTGTTCGGGCCGTTGCTGCAAGTGATTCGCTACGTGGATTTCCCAGCGGCCATCGCCGAGGCCAACAATACTCAATATGGTCTGGCCGCTGGCCTGCTGTCGGATTCCCAGGAGCGCTACCAGCAGTTCTGGCTGCAAAGCCGCGCGGGCATCGTCAACTGGAACAAGCAACTGACCGGTGCGGCCAGCAGCGCGCCGTTCGGCGGTGTCGGCGCCTCGGGCAACCATCGCGCCAGCGCTTATTACGCGGCCGATTATTGCGCCTATCCAGTGGCGTCCCTGGAGACGCCAAGCCTTGTCATGCCGGCTGCCCTGACCCCTGGCGTGCGAATGGCGTGA
- the astB gene encoding N-succinylarginine dihydrolase: MKSFEVNFDGLVGPTHNYGGLSYGNVASQSNSQQSSNPKEAALQGLAKMKALMDMGFQQGVLAPQERPDVAALRRLGFAGSDAQVIQQAAKEAMPLLVASCSASSMWVANAATVSPSADTADGRVHFTAANLNCKYHRSIEHPTTSRVLGAMFADQQHFAHHAALPAVAQFGDEGAANHTRFCRTYGETGVEFFVFGRSAFDARYPAPQKYPARQTLEASRAVARLHGLREEGVVYAQQNPSVIDQGVFHNDVIAVGNGEVLFYHEDAFLETESMLAELSGKLARVGGKFQSVCVPRSAVTVDDAVRSYLFNSQLLSRPDGSMLLIVPEECRSNARVWQYLQGLTSSGGIIREVKVFDLKQSMQNGGGPACLRLRVALNETELAAVNPGVIMTASLYDSLTQWVERHYRDRMTENDLADPQLLLECRSALDELTQILKLGSVYPFQIN, translated from the coding sequence ATGAAATCCTTTGAAGTCAACTTTGACGGTCTAGTGGGGCCGACCCATAACTACGGCGGGCTCTCGTACGGCAATGTCGCGTCCCAGAGCAACAGCCAGCAATCCTCGAACCCCAAGGAAGCGGCGTTGCAAGGCCTGGCGAAAATGAAAGCGCTGATGGACATGGGCTTCCAGCAGGGCGTGCTGGCGCCGCAGGAGCGCCCCGACGTGGCGGCCCTGCGCCGGTTGGGCTTTGCCGGCAGCGATGCCCAGGTCATCCAGCAGGCGGCGAAGGAAGCGATGCCGTTGCTGGTTGCCAGTTGCTCGGCCTCCAGCATGTGGGTGGCCAACGCCGCCACCGTCAGCCCGAGCGCCGACACCGCTGACGGTCGTGTGCACTTCACCGCGGCCAACCTCAACTGCAAATACCACCGCAGCATCGAGCATCCCACCACCAGTCGGGTGCTGGGGGCGATGTTTGCCGATCAGCAGCACTTCGCTCATCACGCCGCGTTGCCGGCGGTGGCGCAGTTCGGCGACGAGGGTGCGGCCAACCACACCCGTTTCTGCCGGACCTACGGCGAGACCGGTGTCGAGTTCTTCGTGTTCGGTCGTAGCGCCTTCGACGCGCGTTATCCGGCGCCACAGAAGTATCCGGCGCGCCAGACCCTCGAGGCGTCCCGCGCCGTTGCCCGCCTGCATGGCCTGCGGGAGGAAGGCGTGGTGTATGCCCAGCAGAATCCGTCCGTGATTGACCAGGGCGTGTTCCATAACGATGTGATCGCAGTGGGTAACGGCGAAGTGCTGTTCTATCACGAGGACGCCTTCCTCGAGACCGAAAGCATGCTGGCGGAGTTGAGTGGCAAGCTCGCCAGGGTCGGTGGGAAATTTCAATCGGTGTGCGTACCGCGTTCTGCGGTCACCGTGGATGATGCGGTTCGTTCCTACCTGTTCAATAGCCAGCTGCTGTCGCGTCCCGATGGCTCGATGCTCTTGATCGTGCCGGAGGAGTGCCGCAGCAACGCCCGCGTCTGGCAATACCTGCAAGGCCTGACGAGCTCTGGCGGGATCATCCGCGAAGTGAAGGTCTTCGACCTCAAGCAGAGCATGCAGAACGGTGGTGGCCCAGCTTGCCTGAGGTTGCGCGTGGCGCTCAACGAAACCGAACTGGCGGCGGTCAACCCAGGGGTTATCATGACCGCGTCGTTGTACGATTCGCTGACCCAGTGGGTCGAGCGGCATTACCGCGACCGCATGACCGAAAACGATCTGGCCGATCCGCAATTGCTGCTCGAATGCCGGTCGGCACTGGATGAATTGACGCAAATCCTTAAACTGGGCTCGGTCTATCCATTCCAGATCAATTGA
- the astE gene encoding succinylglutamate desuccinylase, protein MLALGKLLELTLAGREPAEKTQLTVEGVRMRWLSEGALEVKPPEARDNGLDLLLSAGIHGNETAPIELLDRLLHDIARGDIKPRARILFLFGNPEAIRRGERFVEQDVNRLFNGRHELSGGPEALRACELERLAASFFSRPERARLHYDLHTAIRGSKIEQFALYPWKEGRQHSRRELARLRAAGMEAVLLQNKPSIVFSAYTYDQLGAESFTLELGKARPFGQNEGVDVSLLEIRLKQIIEGNEPELDEGLDGLQLFSVAREVIKHSDSFRLNLPADIENFSELEKGYVLAEDIAQTRWVIEEEGARIIFPNPKVKNGLRAGILIVPATDENLI, encoded by the coding sequence ATGCTCGCCCTCGGCAAACTGCTTGAACTGACCCTCGCTGGCCGTGAACCGGCGGAGAAGACTCAACTGACTGTCGAAGGCGTGCGGATGCGCTGGTTGAGCGAGGGCGCGCTGGAGGTCAAGCCGCCCGAAGCCCGGGACAACGGCCTGGACCTGCTGCTATCGGCCGGTATCCATGGCAACGAAACCGCCCCGATCGAATTGCTCGACCGCCTGCTGCACGATATCGCCCGCGGCGATATAAAGCCGCGGGCCCGCATTCTGTTTCTGTTCGGCAATCCCGAGGCCATCCGGCGCGGTGAGCGTTTCGTCGAACAGGACGTCAATCGGCTGTTCAATGGTCGTCATGAGTTGAGCGGCGGTCCCGAAGCCTTGCGAGCCTGCGAGCTGGAGCGGCTGGCCGCCAGTTTCTTCAGTCGGCCGGAGCGCGCTCGCTTGCATTACGATCTGCACACGGCCATCCGTGGCTCGAAGATCGAGCAATTCGCCCTGTATCCATGGAAAGAAGGCCGTCAGCACTCCCGGCGTGAACTGGCGCGCCTGCGTGCTGCCGGCATGGAGGCGGTGCTGCTGCAGAACAAGCCATCCATCGTGTTCAGCGCCTACACCTACGATCAGCTTGGTGCGGAGTCCTTTACCCTGGAGCTGGGCAAGGCCCGTCCGTTCGGACAGAACGAAGGCGTCGATGTCAGCCTCCTGGAAATCCGCCTGAAGCAGATCATCGAAGGCAACGAGCCTGAACTGGATGAAGGGCTGGACGGCCTCCAGCTGTTCAGCGTGGCGCGGGAGGTCATCAAGCACAGCGACAGCTTCCGCCTGAACCTGCCAGCGGATATCGAGAACTTTTCTGAACTGGAAAAGGGCTATGTGCTGGCCGAGGACATTGCCCAGACCCGCTGGGTGATCGAAGAGGAGGGAGCCCGGATCATTTTCCCGAACCCAAAGGTCAAGAATGGCTTGCGGGCCGGTATCCTGATCGTGCCGGCGACTGACGAAAACCTGATCTGA
- a CDS encoding 6,7-dimethyl-8-ribityllumazine synthase, translating to MQPTAIDSKTKLNPGERVAFIQACWHKEIVDQSRKGFVAEMFNQGYQESDIDFFEVGGAFEIPLHAKLLARTGRYAGIVAAGLVVDGGIYRHEFVAQSVISGLMQVQLDTEVPVFSVVLTPHHFHAGEEHQKFFFEHFVHKGQEAAKTCADTLHKTRVLRRSEQRAVAS from the coding sequence ATGCAACCCACTGCAATCGATAGCAAGACCAAACTCAATCCGGGCGAGCGCGTCGCGTTCATCCAGGCCTGCTGGCACAAGGAAATCGTCGACCAGAGCCGCAAGGGGTTCGTTGCCGAGATGTTCAATCAGGGTTATCAGGAGAGCGACATCGACTTTTTCGAAGTCGGTGGCGCCTTCGAAATCCCGTTGCATGCCAAGCTGCTGGCCAGGACAGGCCGCTACGCCGGGATCGTCGCCGCAGGTCTGGTAGTGGATGGCGGCATCTACCGCCACGAGTTCGTCGCGCAATCGGTCATCAGCGGCCTGATGCAGGTCCAACTGGATACCGAAGTACCGGTGTTCTCGGTGGTGCTCACGCCACATCACTTCCATGCCGGGGAAGAGCACCAGAAGTTCTTTTTCGAGCATTTCGTGCACAAGGGCCAGGAAGCGGCGAAGACCTGCGCCGACACCCTGCACAAGACCCGGGTGCTGCGCCGCAGTGAGCAACGGGCGGTAGCGAGCTAA
- the ltaE gene encoding low-specificity L-threonine aldolase produces the protein MSVIDLRSDTVTQPSAAMLDAMATAPTGDDVYGEDPTVNRLEAELAARLGFAAALFVPSGTMSNLLGLMAHCERGDEYIVGQQAHTYKYEGGGAAVLGSIQPQPLEVQADGSLDLAQVAAAIKPDDFHFARTRLLALENTMQGKVLPLEYLARARRFTQDHGLALHLDGARLYNAAVKLEVDAREITQYFDSVSVCLSKGLGAPVGSVLCGSIELIDKARRLRKMVGGGMRQAGILAAAGLYALDHHVQRLAEDHANAQRLADGLRAACYEVEPVQTNMVYVQMGERAEAIKAFAAERGIRLSAAPRLRMVTHLDVDAGQIDQVIATFVDFSRR, from the coding sequence ATGAGCGTTATTGATCTTCGCAGCGACACGGTCACTCAACCTTCCGCCGCCATGCTGGATGCCATGGCCACTGCGCCCACCGGCGACGATGTGTATGGCGAAGACCCGACCGTCAACCGTCTTGAAGCCGAACTGGCCGCACGCCTGGGGTTCGCCGCGGCGCTGTTCGTACCCAGTGGCACCATGAGCAACCTGCTGGGCCTGATGGCCCATTGCGAACGTGGCGACGAATACATCGTCGGCCAGCAGGCCCATACCTATAAATACGAAGGTGGTGGTGCGGCGGTGCTCGGTTCGATCCAGCCACAGCCGCTCGAAGTGCAGGCGGATGGTTCCCTGGACCTGGCGCAGGTCGCCGCGGCGATCAAGCCCGATGATTTTCATTTTGCCCGTACTCGCCTGCTGGCCCTGGAAAACACCATGCAAGGCAAGGTGCTGCCGCTGGAGTACCTGGCCCGCGCCCGCCGCTTCACCCAGGACCATGGCCTGGCCCTGCACCTGGATGGCGCGCGACTGTACAACGCTGCGGTGAAGCTGGAGGTCGATGCCCGGGAAATCACCCAATATTTCGACTCCGTCTCGGTGTGCCTGTCCAAAGGCCTCGGCGCGCCTGTCGGCTCGGTGCTGTGTGGCAGCATCGAACTGATCGACAAGGCTCGACGCCTGCGCAAGATGGTCGGTGGTGGCATGCGTCAGGCCGGCATTCTCGCGGCGGCGGGGCTGTATGCGTTGGACCACCACGTCCAGCGCCTGGCCGAGGACCACGCCAATGCCCAGCGGCTGGCCGACGGGTTGCGGGCGGCGTGTTACGAGGTCGAGCCTGTGCAGACCAACATGGTGTACGTGCAAATGGGCGAGCGGGCCGAGGCCATCAAGGCGTTTGCCGCCGAGCGTGGCATCCGGCTCAGTGCCGCGCCACGCTTGCGGATGGTGACGCATCTGGACGTCGACGCCGGGCAAATCGATCAGGTGATCGCCACTTTCGTCGATTTTTCCCGCCGCTGA
- the alaS gene encoding alanine--tRNA ligase — MKSAEIREAFLRFFEEQGHTRVASSSLIPGNDPTLLFTNAGMNQFKDCFLGQEKRAYTRAVSSQKCVRAGGKHNDLENVGYTARHHTFFEMLGNFSFGDYFKRDAITFAWTFLTSEKWLNLPKEKLWVTVYATDDEAYDIWTKEVGVPPERMVRIGDNKGAPYASDNFWTMGDTGPCGPCTEIFYDHGADIWGGPPGSPEEDGDRYIEIWNNVFMQFNRTADGVLHPLPAPSVDTGMGLERISAVLQHVHSNYEIDLFQSLLNASAKAIGCTNDNQASLKVVADHIRSCGFLIADGVLPSNEGRGYVLRRIIRRACRHGNKLGAKGSFFYQIVAALVAEMGEAFPELKSQQAHIERVLKGEEEQFAKTLEQGLKILEQDLAELKGNVVPGDVVFKLYDTYGFPMDLTGDIARERNLTLDEEGFEREMEAQRVRARSASAFGMDYNSLVKVDVATEFTGYGGTTGSAKIVAIYKDGQSVDILSEGQEGVIVLDTTPFYAESGGQIGDSGYLQAGNSRFDVRDTTKTGGAFLHHGVLTSGSLMIAAPVAAHVDAEVRHATSLNHSATHLLHAALRQVLGEHVQQKGSLVDSQRLRFDFSHFEAVKPEQLKALEDIVNAEIRKNSPVETEETDIDTAKKKGAMALFGEKYGDSVRVLSMGDFSVELCGGIHANRTGDIGLLKIVSESGVASGVRRIEAVTGAAALAYLNAAEEQLKEAASLIKGNRDNLIDKLSAVLERNRLLEKQVEQLQAKAASAAGDDLSAQAVDVKGVKVLAVRLDGQDGKALLGLVDQLKNKLGRAVILLGGVHEEKVVLVAGVTKDLTGQLKAGDLMKQAAAAVGGKGGGRPDMAQGGGTDAGALDAALALTVAFVEQGI; from the coding sequence ATGAAAAGCGCAGAAATCCGTGAAGCCTTCCTTCGCTTCTTCGAAGAGCAAGGCCACACCCGAGTAGCCTCCAGCTCTTTGATCCCGGGCAATGACCCGACCCTGCTGTTCACCAACGCGGGGATGAACCAGTTCAAGGATTGCTTCCTGGGCCAGGAAAAACGTGCCTACACCCGTGCGGTAAGCAGCCAGAAATGCGTGCGTGCCGGTGGCAAGCACAACGACCTGGAAAACGTTGGCTATACCGCTCGTCACCACACCTTCTTCGAAATGCTGGGTAACTTCAGCTTCGGCGACTATTTCAAGCGCGACGCCATCACCTTCGCCTGGACCTTCCTGACCTCCGAGAAGTGGCTGAACCTGCCCAAGGAGAAGCTCTGGGTAACGGTCTATGCCACCGATGACGAAGCCTATGACATCTGGACCAAAGAGGTCGGTGTCCCGCCGGAGCGCATGGTACGCATCGGCGACAACAAGGGAGCGCCTTACGCTTCCGACAACTTCTGGACCATGGGCGACACCGGCCCTTGTGGCCCTTGCACCGAGATCTTCTACGATCACGGCGCCGATATCTGGGGCGGCCCGCCTGGCTCGCCGGAAGAAGACGGCGACCGCTACATCGAGATCTGGAACAACGTGTTCATGCAGTTCAACCGCACCGCCGATGGCGTACTGCATCCGCTGCCGGCGCCGTCGGTCGATACCGGCATGGGCCTGGAGCGGATCAGTGCGGTGTTGCAGCACGTTCACTCCAACTACGAAATCGACCTGTTCCAGAGCCTGCTGAATGCATCGGCCAAGGCCATTGGCTGCACCAACGACAACCAGGCTTCGCTGAAAGTGGTGGCAGACCACATCCGCTCGTGCGGTTTCCTGATCGCCGACGGCGTATTGCCGTCCAACGAAGGTCGTGGCTATGTACTGCGCCGGATCATCCGTCGCGCCTGCCGTCACGGTAACAAGCTGGGTGCCAAGGGCAGCTTCTTCTACCAGATCGTCGCGGCGCTGGTGGCGGAAATGGGCGAGGCTTTCCCAGAGCTGAAATCCCAGCAGGCTCATATCGAGCGCGTGCTCAAAGGTGAAGAAGAGCAGTTCGCCAAGACCCTGGAGCAGGGGCTGAAGATCCTCGAGCAGGACCTGGCCGAGCTCAAGGGCAACGTGGTACCGGGCGACGTGGTGTTCAAGCTGTACGACACCTACGGTTTTCCGATGGACCTGACCGGCGACATCGCCCGCGAGCGCAACCTGACCCTCGATGAGGAAGGTTTCGAGCGCGAGATGGAGGCACAGCGTGTGCGTGCCCGTTCGGCCAGCGCCTTCGGCATGGACTACAACAGCCTGGTCAAGGTCGATGTGGCTACCGAATTCACCGGCTATGGCGGCACCACCGGTTCGGCCAAGATTGTCGCCATCTATAAGGACGGGCAATCGGTCGACATCCTGAGCGAAGGCCAGGAAGGGGTGATCGTGCTGGACACGACGCCGTTCTATGCCGAATCCGGCGGTCAGATCGGCGACAGCGGCTACCTGCAGGCCGGCAACTCGCGTTTCGACGTGCGGGACACCACCAAGACCGGCGGTGCATTCCTGCACCACGGCGTGCTTACCTCGGGCAGCCTGATGATCGCCGCCCCGGTGGCCGCCCATGTCGACGCCGAGGTTCGCCACGCCACTTCGCTCAATCACTCCGCCACGCACCTGTTGCACGCAGCATTGCGCCAGGTGCTGGGCGAGCACGTCCAGCAGAAGGGCTCGTTGGTGGATAGCCAGCGCCTGCGCTTTGACTTCAGCCACTTCGAGGCCGTCAAGCCGGAGCAGCTCAAGGCCCTGGAAGACATCGTCAACGCCGAAATCCGCAAGAACTCCCCGGTGGAGACCGAAGAAACCGATATCGACACCGCGAAGAAAAAAGGCGCGATGGCTCTGTTCGGCGAAAAATACGGCGACAGCGTGCGCGTCCTGAGCATGGGCGACTTCTCCGTAGAATTGTGCGGCGGTATCCACGCCAACCGGACCGGCGACATCGGCCTGCTCAAGATCGTCAGCGAAAGCGGCGTGGCCTCCGGCGTGCGCCGGATCGAGGCGGTCACCGGTGCTGCGGCACTGGCGTACCTCAACGCTGCCGAAGAACAACTCAAGGAAGCGGCGAGCCTGATCAAGGGCAACCGTGACAACCTGATCGACAAGCTGTCAGCCGTGCTGGAGCGCAATCGCCTGCTGGAAAAGCAGGTTGAACAGCTGCAGGCCAAGGCCGCCAGCGCTGCGGGCGACGATCTGTCGGCACAGGCCGTGGACGTCAAGGGCGTCAAAGTGCTGGCCGTACGCCTGGACGGCCAGGACGGCAAGGCCCTGCTGGGGCTGGTCGATCAGCTGAAAAACAAACTCGGCCGCGCAGTGATCCTGCTCGGCGGTGTCCATGAGGAAAAGGTCGTTCTCGTCGCAGGCGTGACCAAAGACCTGACCGGCCAACTCAAAGCCGGTGATTTGATGAAGCAGGCCGCTGCGGCAGTGGGCGGCAAGGGCGGTGGTCGTCCGGACATGGCGCAAGGCGGCGGTACCGACGCCGGCGCGCTGGACGCGGCACTGGCCCTGACCGTTGCATTTGTAGAGCAGGGTATTTAA